One genomic segment of Natrialbaceae archaeon AArc-T1-2 includes these proteins:
- the purQ gene encoding phosphoribosylformylglycinamidine synthase I yields the protein MTVAIVRFGGSNCDRDAERALTALDVDAEIVWHEDGLPEGTTGIMLPGGFSYGDYLRAGAMAAHSPIMEDVREAAEDGVPVLGVCNGAQIGCESELTEGAFTTNESARFQCERVTVRVERADTPWTEAYEEGEVIELPIAHGEGRYEVADDRLEELEAEDRILFRYCEEDGTLTEEANPNGSKQNVAGVLGDRETVAVLMPHPERVALPDIGHTDGQGVLEGFDRATSSV from the coding sequence ATGACGGTCGCAATCGTCCGTTTCGGTGGATCGAACTGTGACAGAGACGCCGAACGTGCCCTCACAGCGCTGGACGTCGACGCCGAGATCGTCTGGCACGAAGACGGCCTCCCCGAAGGCACCACGGGAATCATGCTCCCCGGGGGATTCTCCTACGGCGACTACCTGCGCGCTGGCGCGATGGCCGCTCACTCCCCGATTATGGAGGACGTTCGCGAGGCCGCCGAGGACGGCGTCCCCGTGCTGGGCGTCTGCAACGGCGCACAGATCGGCTGTGAGTCCGAACTGACCGAGGGCGCGTTCACGACCAACGAGAGCGCACGCTTTCAGTGTGAACGGGTCACCGTCCGGGTCGAACGCGCCGACACGCCCTGGACCGAAGCCTACGAGGAAGGCGAGGTCATCGAGCTCCCGATCGCCCACGGCGAAGGGCGCTACGAGGTCGCCGACGACCGCCTCGAGGAACTCGAGGCCGAGGATCGGATCCTCTTTCGGTACTGTGAGGAAGACGGCACTCTCACCGAGGAGGCAAACCCCAACGGCTCGAAGCAAAACGTCGCCGGCGTCCTCGGCGACCGCGAGACCGTCGCAGTGTTGATGCCCCACCCAGAGCGGGTCGCCCTTCCGGACATCGGTCACACGGACGGCCAGGGCGTCCTCGAGGGGTTCGACCGCGCTACGAGCTCAGTCTGA
- the purS gene encoding phosphoribosylformylglycinamidine synthase subunit PurS yields MTAYTATVTVRLKRGVLDPEAETTQRALERLGFELEDLRSADRFEVDLEAESAQRARDRADEMAERLLANPTIHDYDVEVTER; encoded by the coding sequence ATGACCGCCTACACCGCGACGGTGACGGTTCGACTCAAACGCGGCGTCCTCGATCCCGAGGCCGAGACGACCCAGCGCGCCCTCGAGCGGCTGGGGTTCGAACTCGAGGATCTTCGCTCGGCAGATCGTTTCGAGGTCGACCTCGAGGCCGAGTCGGCCCAGCGAGCACGCGACCGCGCCGACGAGATGGCCGAACGACTGCTGGCGAACCCGACCATCCACGACTACGACGTGGAGGTCACCGAACGGTAG